The Solanum pennellii chromosome 11, SPENNV200 genome contains a region encoding:
- the LOC107004877 gene encoding uncharacterized protein LOC107004877: MRICRAIRCTWTPQYSSQMLQQPLKSFKPYILRNFPTKYSSTMATASTQNDVAVSTQDKSTHILPKPIQVAKRLEKFKTTIFTQMSMLAIKHGAINLGQGFPNFDGPDFVKEAAIQSIKEGKNQYARGYGVPDLNSAVAARFKKDSGLDVDPEKEVTVTSGCTEAIAATMLGLINPGDEVILFAPFYDSYEATLSMAGAKIKGITLRPPDFSLPIEELKSAVSKNTRAILLNTPHNPTGKMFTREELNVIASLCIENDVLVFADEVYDKLAFEMEHISIASLPGMYERTVTMNSLGKTFSLTGWKIGWAIAPPHLTWGVRQAHSYLTFATSTPMQYASATALRTPDSYYEELKRDYSAKKAILVEGLKEAGFTVYPSSGTYFVVVDHTPFGLENDIAFCEYLIKEVGVVAIPTSVFYLNPEEGKNLVRFTFCKDEDTLRSAVQRMKEKLSKK, from the exons ATGCGAATCTGTCGAGCAATTCGATGTACCTGGACACCTCAATATTCCAGTCAAATGCTTCAGCAGCCATTGAAGAGCTTTAAACCCTACATTCTTCGCAATTTTCCCACAAAATACTCTTCTACAATGGCCACCGCTTCAACCCAGAATGATGTCGCTGTTTCTACTCAAGATAAGTCAACCCACATACTTCCTAAGCCTATTCAG GTTGCCAAGCGCCTAGAGAAGTTCAAAACTACAATTTTCACCCAGATGAGCATGCTAGCCATCAAGCATGGAGCTATAAACCTCGGCCAGGGCTTCCCCAACTTTGACGGCCCAGATTTTGTTAAAGAAGCGGCTATTCAATCTATTAAGGAAGGTAAAAATCAGTATGCTCGAGGATATGGAGTCCCAGACCTCAACTCTGCTGTGGCTGCTAGATTCAAGAAAGACAGTGGACTTGATGTTGACCCCGAAAAGGAAGTCACTGTGACTTCAGGCTGTACTGAAGCAATTGCTGCCACCATGTTGGGTTTGATAAATCCTGGTGATGAGGTGATCCTGTTTGCTCCTTTCTATGATTCTTATGAAGCTACTTTATCTATGGCTGGAGCAAAGATAAAGGGTATTACTTTAAGACCACCAGATTTTTCTCTTCCAATTGAGGAGCTAAAATCAGCAGTATCTAAGAATACTCGAGCAATCCTCCTAAATACTCCGCATAACCCCACTGGAAAGATGTTCACTCGAGAAGAACTCAACGTCATTGCCTCTCTGTGCATTGAGAATGACGTTCTAGTTTTTGCTGATGAAGTTTATGACAAATTAGCCTTTGAAATGGAACACATTTCAATTGCTTCTCTTCCCGGGATGTATGAACGAACTGTAACCATGAATTCTTTGGGAAAGACATTCTCGCTAACAGGCTGGAAAATAGGTTGGGCAATAGCTCCTCCTCATTTGACATGGGGAGTACGACAGGCTCATTCCTACCTCACCTTTGCAACATCCACTCCAATGCAATATGCATCTGCTACTGCCCTTAGAACTCCAGATTCTTATTATGAGGAGCTTAAGAGGGATTACTCAGCCAAAAAGGCAATACTGGTGGAGGGGCTAAAGGAAGCTGGTTTCACAGTATACCCCTCGAGTGGAACGTACTTTGTGGTTGTTGATCATACCCCTTTTGGGTTGGAAAATGACATTGCTTTCTGTGAATACCTAATCAAGGAAGTTGGCGTTGTAGCCATTCCAACTAGCGTATTCTATCTAAATCCGGAAGAAGGAAAGAATCTTGTGAGGTTTACCTTCTGCAAAGATGAAGATACTCTTAGAAGTGCAGTGCAGAGGATGAAGGAGAAGCTGTCAAAGAAGTGA